Proteins found in one Legionella pneumophila subsp. pascullei genomic segment:
- a CDS encoding ABC transporter permease, which produces MKAKSFALYLLYLWLIIFGFIPLLMVLAASFLSKDSIHLVTLPFTLENYFDLFTPVFAKILFRSLLIATITTLLCLIIAYPFSYLMIKSKHQSVLLLLIIIPFWTSSLIRTYALIAILKYKGVINALLLKLHLIDIPLSLLYTNFAVIIGLVYNLFPFMVLPIFTNMERFDFRLIEAAKDLGANKWSIFTRVFLPNTAPGILSGCLLVLLPAMTLFYIPNVLGGARSILLGNLIQNQFLVLSDWPQGAATSVLLTSVLLILMFIFRRQNNEVIR; this is translated from the coding sequence ATGAAGGCTAAATCATTCGCATTGTATTTATTGTATCTTTGGTTAATTATTTTTGGCTTCATTCCCTTGTTGATGGTGCTGGCTGCCAGTTTTTTATCAAAAGACAGTATTCATCTCGTTACCTTGCCATTTACATTGGAAAATTATTTTGACTTGTTCACCCCTGTTTTTGCAAAAATTCTTTTCCGATCCTTGCTGATAGCCACTATCACTACCCTGCTTTGCCTGATTATCGCTTATCCCTTTAGTTATTTAATGATTAAATCAAAGCATCAATCTGTTTTATTACTGTTAATTATCATACCTTTCTGGACAAGCTCATTAATAAGAACTTATGCTTTGATTGCTATCCTTAAATACAAAGGCGTAATAAATGCCCTATTGCTGAAATTACACTTGATTGATATTCCCTTGTCACTACTCTATACCAATTTTGCGGTCATTATTGGCCTGGTTTACAATCTGTTTCCTTTCATGGTCCTACCCATTTTTACGAATATGGAACGCTTCGATTTCAGGTTAATCGAGGCAGCCAAAGATTTAGGGGCAAACAAATGGTCGATATTTACTCGAGTATTTTTGCCTAACACAGCCCCTGGAATCTTATCAGGTTGCTTGCTGGTCCTATTGCCAGCAATGACTTTATTTTACATTCCTAATGTATTAGGCGGCGCTCGTTCCATTTTATTAGGTAATTTAATCCAAAATCAATTTCTTGTCCTAAGCGATTGGCCGCAGGGAGCCGCTACCAGTGTGTTATTAACTTCCGTCCTGCTTATTTTAATGTTCATTTTTCGGCGACAGAACAATGAGGTCATTCGATGA
- the potA gene encoding spermidine/putrescine ABC transporter ATP-binding protein PotA, translating into MTTPLIEIRQIYKSYGNTPILNNVSLNVNDGEFLTLLGPSGCGKTTLLRLISGFEQPTQGEIFINGQCVNQLPPQKRDVHTVFQSYALFPHLSVFENVAFALRCKKTPNQEIKDRVLDALKLVRLELLAERNVKQLSGGQQQRVAIARAIINRPQVLLLDEPLSSLDYRLRKAMQSELKQLQKTLNMTFIFVTHDQEEALSMSDRIVVFNHGHIEQIGTPKAVYETPANLHVAMFIGEANIFDIQVQSVKDQDIITNIEGIQLLCKNTGNYQVNDRLHLIVRPEDIRVWSLSEVEKTEGMLPGRIVDIIYKGSTVDLKVELSSGQIINASEFFDEDDDKLEYTLHETVWVQWLPGWEVLLPYEG; encoded by the coding sequence ATGACAACACCGCTCATTGAAATCCGTCAGATCTATAAATCATACGGCAATACGCCGATTTTGAATAATGTGTCGTTAAACGTCAATGACGGTGAATTTTTAACCTTGCTTGGCCCTTCAGGTTGTGGAAAAACAACCCTTCTTCGTCTTATATCCGGTTTTGAGCAACCAACCCAAGGTGAAATTTTTATTAATGGCCAATGTGTTAATCAGTTACCCCCTCAAAAAAGGGATGTGCACACTGTCTTTCAAAGTTATGCACTTTTCCCTCATTTGTCCGTTTTTGAAAATGTCGCGTTTGCCTTGCGCTGCAAAAAAACTCCTAACCAGGAAATCAAAGATCGCGTCCTTGATGCATTAAAACTTGTGCGACTTGAATTGTTAGCAGAAAGAAATGTGAAGCAATTAAGTGGAGGCCAACAACAACGTGTTGCCATTGCCCGAGCTATCATCAACAGACCTCAAGTGCTGTTGTTGGATGAACCATTAAGCTCCCTTGACTATCGGCTTAGAAAGGCGATGCAATCCGAATTGAAGCAATTACAAAAAACTTTGAATATGACGTTTATTTTTGTAACACATGATCAGGAAGAAGCCTTATCAATGTCTGACCGTATTGTCGTCTTTAATCACGGCCACATTGAACAAATTGGAACACCTAAAGCAGTCTATGAAACACCTGCAAACCTGCATGTTGCCATGTTTATTGGCGAAGCGAATATATTCGATATTCAGGTTCAGTCAGTAAAAGATCAAGACATCATAACGAACATTGAAGGAATACAACTACTCTGTAAAAACACTGGCAATTATCAAGTTAACGATCGACTTCATTTGATCGTTCGCCCAGAGGATATTCGAGTTTGGAGCTTATCTGAAGTCGAAAAGACAGAGGGAATGTTACCTGGGCGCATTGTTGATATCATTTATAAAGGCTCTACGGTTGATCTCAAAGTGGAATTGTCATCAGGCCAAATCATCAATGCTTCCGAGTTTTTTGACGAAGACGATGATAAGCTGGAATACACTCTCCATGAAACCGTTTGGGTACAATGGTTGCCTGGCTGGGAGGTTTTATTGCCTTATGAAGGCTAA